From the genome of Bradyrhizobium elkanii USDA 76, one region includes:
- a CDS encoding helix-turn-helix domain-containing protein, with protein MLTFTTDALRPQDRFEHWCEVRGKSLFGVTIELERDKRADFRGRFSATPVGSAVLAQMSASSYCVSRTASDIARVPSNSLHLAWQVRGPGHMNIGRDRVQFVRNGDLVFGHSNLPFASTPERTDGFDFFSLKIPATDELVLGARIEDAPPVALARDASLTRLVGAMFRSMARDLAQAGQFAGDVAHMVRLALLARGRLRPRQDEIRAALHAGYLHAAREILFRDLHRASLTPAAVAAELGISLRQLHALFEPTGLSFARTLTAARLKAARRALYAIRERSIDEIAFSCGFDSIATFYRVFRSTYGMTPGDARRIPPQDQPANSANRVATAR; from the coding sequence GTGCTGACTTTCACCACCGATGCTCTCCGCCCGCAGGACCGCTTCGAGCACTGGTGCGAGGTGCGCGGCAAGAGCCTGTTCGGGGTCACGATCGAGCTCGAACGCGACAAGAGGGCCGATTTCCGCGGGCGCTTCTCCGCGACGCCGGTGGGCAGTGCCGTGCTGGCGCAAATGTCGGCCTCCTCCTACTGCGTCAGCCGGACCGCATCCGACATCGCGCGCGTTCCGAGCAACAGCCTGCATCTTGCCTGGCAGGTGCGCGGCCCCGGCCACATGAATATCGGCCGCGATCGCGTCCAGTTTGTGCGCAACGGCGACCTGGTGTTCGGCCATTCCAATCTTCCGTTTGCCTCGACGCCCGAACGGACCGATGGCTTCGACTTCTTCAGCCTCAAGATCCCGGCCACCGACGAGCTCGTGCTCGGCGCGCGGATCGAGGACGCTCCGCCGGTCGCGCTGGCGCGCGATGCGAGCCTGACCCGGCTTGTCGGCGCCATGTTCCGCTCGATGGCACGAGATCTCGCGCAAGCCGGGCAGTTCGCCGGCGACGTTGCGCATATGGTGCGCCTGGCGCTGCTCGCGCGCGGTCGCCTGCGGCCACGCCAGGACGAAATCCGTGCCGCGCTGCATGCGGGCTACCTGCATGCCGCCCGCGAAATTCTGTTCCGCGACCTGCATCGCGCCTCGCTCACGCCGGCCGCGGTTGCCGCCGAGCTCGGCATCTCACTGCGGCAATTGCATGCGCTGTTCGAGCCGACCGGCCTGTCATTTGCGCGGACGCTGACGGCGGCAAGGTTGAAGGCGGCGAGGCGTGCGCTCTACGCCATACGGGAGCGCAGCATCGACGAGATCGCGTTCTCGTGCGGCTTCGACAGCATCGCGACCTTCTATCGCGTCTTCCGCTCGACCTACGGCATGACGCCGGGCGACGCGCGGCGCATTCCGCCGCAGGATCAGCCGGCGAATTCCGCGAACCGGGTCGCGACCGCGCGGTAG
- a CDS encoding glutamate-5-semialdehyde dehydrogenase, whose product MSAPLKAIDGNADLTALMTDLAAKARAAARVLALAPPEQKDRALAAIERAIRANAPAILAANAEDVAEARAGGMTSAFVDRLTLTEARVAGMADGVATVREIIDPVGAVTESWQRPNGMTIERVRVPLGVIGVIFESRPNVAADAGVLCLKSGNAVILRGGSDSFRSCRAIHDCLVQGLREAGLPEAAITLVPTRDRAAVGLMLTGLNGGIDVIVPRGGKSLVARVEAEARVPVFAHLEGVNHIYVDASARLDMAKAVVLNAKMRRPGVCGAVETLLVDRNAAATQLKPLVELLIDAGCEVRGDDVVQSADARVKPASDEDWDTEYEDAIISAKVVDGLDEAIAHIQNHGSHHTDAIVTEDAAAAQRFLNEVDSAIVLHNASTQFADGGEFGFGAEIGIATGKFHARGPVGAEQLTSFKYRVHGTGQTRP is encoded by the coding sequence CGATCGACGGCAACGCCGATCTCACCGCCCTGATGACCGACCTCGCCGCCAAGGCGCGCGCCGCCGCGCGCGTGCTCGCGCTGGCGCCGCCGGAGCAGAAGGACCGGGCGCTCGCCGCGATCGAACGCGCGATCCGCGCCAATGCGCCGGCCATCCTCGCCGCCAATGCCGAGGACGTCGCCGAGGCGCGCGCGGGCGGCATGACCTCTGCCTTCGTCGACCGCCTGACGCTGACAGAGGCGCGCGTCGCCGGCATGGCCGATGGCGTCGCCACCGTGCGCGAGATCATTGATCCGGTCGGCGCCGTCACCGAAAGCTGGCAGCGGCCGAACGGCATGACCATCGAGCGCGTCCGCGTGCCGCTCGGCGTGATCGGCGTGATCTTCGAGAGCCGGCCCAACGTCGCCGCCGACGCCGGTGTGCTGTGCCTGAAGTCCGGCAACGCGGTGATCCTGCGCGGCGGCTCGGACAGTTTCCGCTCCTGCCGCGCGATTCATGATTGCCTGGTGCAGGGCCTGCGCGAAGCCGGCCTGCCTGAGGCCGCGATTACCCTGGTGCCGACCCGCGACCGCGCGGCCGTCGGCCTGATGCTGACGGGATTGAACGGCGGCATCGATGTGATCGTGCCGCGTGGCGGCAAGAGTCTCGTCGCGCGCGTCGAGGCGGAGGCACGCGTGCCGGTGTTCGCGCATCTCGAGGGCGTCAACCACATTTACGTCGATGCCAGCGCCAGGCTCGATATGGCCAAGGCGGTCGTGCTGAACGCCAAGATGCGCCGTCCCGGCGTCTGCGGCGCCGTCGAGACCCTGCTGGTCGATCGCAACGCTGCCGCGACGCAGCTGAAGCCGCTGGTCGAGCTGTTGATCGATGCCGGTTGCGAGGTGCGCGGCGACGACGTCGTGCAAAGCGCCGATGCCAGGGTGAAGCCCGCATCCGACGAGGACTGGGACACCGAATATGAGGACGCGATCATCTCGGCGAAGGTCGTCGACGGTCTCGATGAAGCGATTGCGCACATTCAGAATCACGGCTCGCACCACACCGATGCGATCGTGACGGAGGATGCCGCTGCCGCGCAAAGATTTCTCAACGAAGTCGATTCGGCGATCGTACTGCACAACGCCTCGACCCAGTTCGCCGACGGCGGCGAGTTCGGCTTCGGCGCGGAGATCGGCATTGCCACCGGCAAATTCCACGCCCGCGGGCCTGTCGGCGCCGAGCAGCTGACGAGCTTCAAGTACCGCGTCCACGGCACCGGGCAGACGCGGCCGTGA
- the rlmH gene encoding 23S rRNA (pseudouridine(1915)-N(3))-methyltransferase RlmH, with amino-acid sequence MRLVVICIGRLKQGPERELAERYRERFEDIGRKLGFRGLEIHEIAESRARDTAARIAEEAAAISALLPEKHALVALDERGKSIDSASFARQLGRWRDEGTAHTVFVIGGADGLSPELQRKALLRIAFGSATWPHQMVRVMLLEQIYRAATILAGHPYHRA; translated from the coding sequence ATGCGCCTTGTCGTGATCTGCATCGGCCGTCTGAAACAGGGCCCTGAACGGGAGCTCGCCGAGCGTTACCGCGAGCGCTTCGAGGACATCGGCCGCAAGCTCGGGTTTCGCGGCCTCGAGATCCATGAGATCGCGGAAAGCCGCGCGCGCGACACCGCCGCGCGCATTGCCGAAGAGGCTGCGGCGATCTCCGCATTGCTGCCTGAGAAGCACGCGCTGGTCGCGCTCGACGAACGCGGCAAGAGCATCGACAGCGCGAGCTTTGCCCGGCAGCTCGGCCGCTGGCGCGACGAAGGAACAGCGCATACTGTCTTCGTGATCGGCGGCGCGGACGGACTTTCGCCCGAATTGCAGCGCAAGGCTTTGTTGCGAATTGCATTCGGCTCCGCGACCTGGCCGCATCAAATGGTCCGCGTCATGCTTCTGGAACAGATTTATCGCGCCGCGACCATTTTGGCCGGCCACCCCTATCATCGCGCGTAA
- a CDS encoding nicotinate-nucleotide adenylyltransferase — MSLSAAQALPFYTNGMRIGLLGGSFNPPHAAHRAISLFALKRLQLDRVWWLLTPGNPLKNHDGLHALAERAEAARRVADDPRIDISCLEAVIGVSYTVDTIIHLRRRVSGVHFVWIMGADNLAQFHRWKDWRRIASDVPIAVIDRPPQSFRALAAPAAQALARYRMPENQATRLADQRAPAWVFLTGMKSNLSSTGLRNPDGSWRTA, encoded by the coding sequence GTGTCGTTATCCGCAGCCCAGGCGCTTCCGTTCTATACCAACGGCATGCGCATCGGGCTGCTTGGCGGCTCGTTCAATCCACCGCACGCCGCACATCGCGCCATCAGCCTGTTCGCGCTCAAGCGCCTGCAGCTCGACCGCGTGTGGTGGCTGCTGACGCCGGGCAATCCGCTGAAGAACCATGATGGCCTGCACGCGCTTGCCGAGCGCGCCGAGGCCGCGCGCCGCGTTGCCGATGATCCGCGCATCGACATCAGCTGTCTCGAAGCTGTCATTGGCGTCAGCTACACTGTGGACACGATCATCCACTTGCGCCGCCGTGTCTCCGGCGTGCACTTCGTCTGGATCATGGGCGCTGACAATCTCGCGCAATTTCATCGCTGGAAAGATTGGCGGCGCATCGCGTCCGATGTGCCGATTGCCGTGATCGACCGTCCGCCCCAAAGCTTCCGCGCCCTTGCCGCACCGGCGGCGCAGGCGCTCGCGCGCTATCGCATGCCCGAAAATCAGGCGACACGGCTGGCCGACCAGCGGGCGCCGGCCTGGGTGTTCCTGACAGGAATGAAATCCAATCTGTCTTCGACCGGACTTCGGAACCCGGACGGGAGCTGGAGAACGGCATGA
- a CDS encoding RNA pyrophosphohydrolase, translating into MSSDKPYRPNVGIALFNADGRVLIGHRIKDDGPEIVLPGLEWQMPQGGIDAGEDPRQAVMRELWEETGAVNADYLGETDWMTYEFPAYDGPTSHRLAKFRGQRQKWFALRFTGRDEEIDPLTPRNGQPAEFDRWRWERLDRVAGLVVPFRRDVYRAVATRFAEFAG; encoded by the coding sequence ATGTCATCAGATAAGCCCTATCGCCCCAATGTGGGCATCGCGCTGTTCAACGCCGACGGACGCGTGCTGATCGGCCACCGGATCAAGGACGATGGTCCGGAGATCGTGCTGCCCGGCCTCGAATGGCAGATGCCGCAGGGCGGCATCGACGCCGGCGAGGATCCGCGCCAGGCCGTGATGCGCGAATTGTGGGAAGAGACCGGGGCGGTCAACGCCGACTATCTCGGCGAGACCGACTGGATGACCTACGAATTCCCCGCCTATGACGGGCCGACATCGCACCGGCTCGCCAAGTTCCGCGGCCAGCGCCAGAAATGGTTTGCGCTGCGCTTCACCGGACGCGACGAGGAGATCGATCCTTTGACGCCGCGCAACGGCCAGCCTGCCGAATTCGATCGATGGCGCTGGGAGCGCCTCGACCGCGTTGCCGGTCTCGTGGTGCCGTTCCGCCGCGACGTCTACCGCGCGGTCGCGACCCGGTTCGCGGAATTCGCCGGCTGA
- a CDS encoding S41 family peptidase: MMRKTSVILLSAATGAALTLFVTQPRAVLMGSSARAATSDTYRQLNLFGDVFERVRSDYVEKPDDSKLVESAISGMLSGLDPHSSYMDAKSFRDMQVQTRGEFGGLGIEVTMEDGLIKVVSPIDDTPASKAGIMANDIITTLDDEAVQGLTLNQAVEKMRGPVNTKIKLKIIRKGQDNPIDVTLVRDNIRVRSVRARVEADDIAYIRITTFNEQTTEGLKKEITNLQGQIGDKLKGYVIDLRNNPGGLLEEAVTVSDSFLERGEIVSTRGRNAEETQRRAAHPGDLTKGKPVIVLINGGSASASEIVAGALQDHKRATLVGTRSFGKGSVQTIIPLGSGNGALRLTTARYYTPSGKSIQAKGIVPDIEVLQDVPEELKARTDTKGEASLRGHLKNDGDEKTGSQSYVPPDAKDDKALKMADDLLHGIKSTSSAPAAPEAARDKAAVDKPGNKAAN, from the coding sequence ATGATGCGCAAGACTTCGGTAATTCTCCTTAGCGCCGCCACCGGCGCGGCCCTGACGCTTTTCGTCACGCAGCCCCGCGCTGTGCTGATGGGATCGAGCGCGCGCGCCGCGACGTCGGACACCTATCGCCAGCTCAATCTGTTCGGCGACGTGTTCGAGCGGGTGCGCAGCGACTATGTCGAGAAGCCCGATGACAGCAAGCTGGTCGAATCCGCGATCTCCGGCATGCTGTCCGGCCTCGACCCACACTCGAGCTACATGGACGCCAAGAGCTTCCGCGACATGCAGGTGCAGACCCGCGGCGAGTTCGGCGGCCTCGGCATCGAAGTCACGATGGAAGACGGCCTGATCAAGGTGGTCTCGCCGATCGACGACACCCCGGCCTCGAAGGCCGGCATCATGGCCAACGACATCATCACGACCCTCGACGACGAGGCCGTGCAGGGCCTGACCCTGAACCAGGCCGTCGAGAAGATGCGTGGTCCGGTCAACACCAAGATCAAGCTGAAGATCATCCGCAAGGGCCAGGACAATCCGATCGACGTCACGCTGGTGCGCGACAACATCCGCGTCCGCTCGGTGCGTGCGCGCGTCGAGGCCGATGACATCGCCTATATCCGCATCACCACCTTCAACGAGCAGACCACCGAAGGCCTGAAGAAGGAGATCACCAATCTGCAGGGCCAGATCGGCGACAAGCTGAAGGGCTACGTCATCGATCTTCGCAATAACCCGGGCGGCCTGCTCGAAGAGGCGGTCACGGTGTCCGACTCCTTCCTGGAGCGCGGCGAGATCGTCTCGACCCGCGGACGCAATGCCGAGGAAACCCAGCGCCGCGCCGCCCATCCGGGCGACCTCACCAAGGGCAAGCCGGTGATCGTGCTGATCAACGGCGGCTCGGCCTCGGCCTCCGAAATCGTCGCCGGCGCGCTGCAGGACCACAAGCGGGCGACGCTGGTCGGCACCCGTTCGTTCGGCAAGGGCTCGGTGCAGACCATCATCCCGCTCGGCTCGGGCAATGGCGCGCTGCGCCTGACCACCGCGCGCTACTACACGCCGTCGGGCAAGTCGATCCAGGCCAAGGGCATCGTGCCCGACATCGAGGTGCTGCAGGACGTGCCGGAGGAGCTGAAGGCGCGCACCGACACCAAGGGCGAAGCTTCGCTGCGCGGCCATCTGAAGAACGATGGCGACGAGAAGACCGGCTCGCAGTCCTACGTCCCGCCGGACGCCAAGGACGACAAGGCGCTGAAGATGGCCGACGACCTGTTGCACGGCATCAAGTCGACCTCGAGCGCGCCAGCGGCGCCGGAGGCTGCGCGCGACAAGGCCGCGGTCGACAAGCCGGGCAACAAGGCCGCGAACTGA
- a CDS encoding murein hydrolase activator EnvC family protein, which produces MQHKRDTASYSASHAGAARRRWLPASLPLSIAMFAACPLAAAHGQATPPAQQPAPPAQQAATAETSPDAIKQREQELEAAREQQRKATELQEKLKADIAAIGQDRSKLNQQLIDIAGQVRGVETRIADAEARLQPLDGRERDIRASLDSRRSEVIEVLAALQRAGRRTPPALLVRPEDALQSLRTAMLLGAVVPELRVRAEKLATDLGELVALRKTISTERDALAADRDKLREDQTRLAALVDERQRQQSAAEKDMEAEGARAIALSKQADNLQSLIAKMEQDLKSAAKAAATASLQGAPATVNGKPNLGALKDPARMSPAVAFASAKGLFSYPVNGTKIREFGGSDGAGGVQKGISLAAKPGAQVTTPCDGWVVYAGPFRSYGQLLILNAGGGYHVLIAGMERISVNIGQFVLTGEPVATMGSTSQVASILATNASQPVLYVEFRKDGTPIDPGPWWAANEGEKVRG; this is translated from the coding sequence ATGCAGCACAAGCGGGACACAGCTTCGTATTCGGCTTCGCATGCCGGCGCCGCGCGCCGCCGCTGGCTGCCGGCATCGCTGCCGCTGTCGATCGCGATGTTCGCCGCCTGTCCGCTGGCCGCGGCGCATGGGCAAGCGACACCACCCGCACAACAGCCTGCGCCGCCGGCGCAGCAGGCCGCAACCGCAGAGACATCGCCCGACGCCATCAAGCAGCGCGAGCAGGAGCTCGAGGCCGCGCGCGAGCAGCAGCGCAAGGCGACCGAGCTGCAGGAGAAGCTGAAGGCCGACATCGCCGCGATCGGCCAGGACCGCAGCAAGCTCAATCAGCAGCTGATCGATATTGCCGGCCAGGTGCGCGGCGTCGAGACCCGGATCGCCGACGCCGAGGCGCGCCTGCAGCCGCTCGACGGCCGTGAGCGCGACATCCGCGCCTCGCTCGATTCACGCCGCTCCGAGGTGATCGAGGTGCTGGCCGCGCTGCAGCGCGCCGGACGACGCACGCCGCCGGCGCTGCTGGTGCGGCCCGAGGACGCGCTGCAATCGCTCCGCACCGCGATGCTGCTCGGCGCCGTGGTGCCGGAGTTGCGGGTCCGCGCCGAGAAGCTTGCGACCGATCTCGGCGAGCTGGTGGCGCTGCGCAAGACCATCTCGACCGAGCGCGACGCGCTGGCGGCCGACCGCGACAAGCTGAGGGAAGACCAGACCCGCCTGGCGGCGCTGGTCGACGAACGGCAGCGGCAGCAGAGCGCGGCCGAAAAGGACATGGAGGCCGAAGGCGCCCGTGCCATCGCGCTGTCGAAACAGGCCGACAATCTGCAGAGCCTGATCGCCAAGATGGAGCAGGATCTCAAGAGCGCGGCCAAGGCCGCCGCCACCGCCAGCCTCCAGGGAGCGCCGGCGACGGTTAACGGCAAGCCGAATCTGGGGGCGCTCAAGGACCCGGCCCGCATGAGCCCGGCGGTCGCTTTCGCCTCGGCCAAAGGCCTGTTCTCCTATCCCGTGAATGGCACCAAGATTCGCGAATTTGGCGGTTCCGACGGCGCGGGGGGCGTACAAAAAGGCATTTCTTTGGCAGCCAAGCCGGGCGCGCAGGTCACAACCCCGTGTGACGGCTGGGTTGTTTACGCTGGTCCTTTCCGCAGCTATGGACAACTCTTGATCCTCAATGCCGGGGGCGGGTATCATGTCCTGATCGCCGGGATGGAGCGTATTTCGGTAAACATCGGTCAGTTTGTACTTACGGGGGAGCCGGTTGCGACCATGGGGTCGACGTCCCAAGTTGCATCCATTCTCGCCACCAATGCGAGCCAGCCAGTGCTCTATGTCGAGTTCCGGAAAGACGGCACTCCAATCGATCCAGGTCCATGGTGGGCCGCAAATGAAGGCGAAAAGGTTCGCGGATGA
- a CDS encoding F0F1 ATP synthase subunit epsilon: MATFHFDLVSPEKLAFSGEVDQVDVPGVEGDFGVLAGHAPVVATVRPGILTITAAGKREKVIVLGGLAEVSDKGLTVLADVATALADIDRAKFAETINEMQEKLAEKEGSELDHAIERLDHFKSIQQELNTTAMH, from the coding sequence ATGGCCACCTTCCACTTCGATCTCGTCTCTCCCGAAAAGCTCGCCTTCTCCGGCGAGGTCGATCAGGTTGACGTCCCCGGCGTGGAGGGTGATTTCGGTGTGCTCGCCGGTCATGCACCTGTGGTCGCTACGGTTCGTCCGGGCATCCTGACGATCACGGCCGCCGGCAAGCGCGAGAAGGTGATCGTGCTCGGCGGCCTCGCCGAGGTTTCGGACAAGGGGCTCACCGTGCTCGCCGACGTCGCGACCGCGCTTGCGGACATCGATCGCGCGAAGTTCGCCGAGACGATCAACGAGATGCAGGAAAAGCTTGCCGAGAAGGAGGGCTCCGAGCTCGACCACGCAATCGAGCGGCTCGACCACTTCAAGAGCATCCAGCAAGAGCTCAACACGACGGCTATGCACTAA
- a CDS encoding RNA pyrophosphohydrolase, which yields MARYEDLPYRTCVGIMLLNTAGLVFIGRRAGGIEHVDDAHVWQMPQGGVDPGEDTFQAARRELYEETSIKSVEKLGEVSDWLIYDIPRTVAGRAWKGRYRGQRQKWFALRFTGDENEINVANPGGGHKAEFITWRWEPMKNLPELIVPFKRPVYERVVKEFAGLAAK from the coding sequence ATGGCACGTTATGAAGACCTGCCCTATCGAACCTGCGTCGGCATCATGCTGCTGAATACAGCAGGGCTGGTCTTCATCGGACGCCGTGCGGGCGGCATCGAGCATGTCGACGACGCGCATGTCTGGCAGATGCCGCAAGGCGGCGTCGATCCCGGCGAGGATACGTTTCAGGCCGCACGGCGCGAGCTCTATGAGGAGACCAGCATCAAGTCCGTGGAGAAGCTCGGCGAGGTCTCGGACTGGTTGATCTACGATATCCCGCGCACCGTCGCGGGCCGCGCCTGGAAGGGCCGCTATCGCGGACAGCGGCAAAAGTGGTTCGCGTTGCGCTTCACCGGCGATGAGAACGAGATCAACGTCGCCAATCCGGGCGGCGGCCACAAGGCCGAGTTCATCACCTGGCGCTGGGAGCCGATGAAGAATCTGCCGGAGCTGATTGTGCCGTTCAAGCGTCCGGTCTATGAGCGCGTCGTGAAGGAATTCGCCGGTCTGGCAGCCAAGTAG
- the rsfS gene encoding ribosome silencing factor, whose product MQAQPDADKPDANKTLSLILSRLEDVKAEETVTIDLRGKSAYSDYMIVTTGRVNRHVGAIAENVTKSLKENGVKNIHVEGLPNCDWVLIDSGEVIVHVFRPEVREFYNLERLWTQNPAVAAV is encoded by the coding sequence TTGCAGGCGCAACCGGACGCCGACAAACCGGATGCCAACAAGACGCTGAGCCTGATCCTCTCCCGCCTCGAGGACGTGAAGGCGGAAGAGACGGTCACCATCGACCTTCGGGGCAAATCCGCATATTCCGACTACATGATCGTCACCACGGGCCGGGTTAACCGGCACGTTGGCGCGATCGCGGAAAATGTGACGAAGAGCCTCAAGGAGAACGGGGTCAAGAACATCCATGTCGAGGGCTTGCCCAATTGCGACTGGGTGCTGATCGATTCCGGCGAGGTGATCGTGCACGTGTTCAGGCCTGAGGTGCGCGAGTTCTACAATCTCGAGCGGTTGTGGACTCAGAACCCGGCGGTCGCGGCGGTCTAA
- a CDS encoding divergent polysaccharide deacetylase family protein has translation MAEAADELSTPLGQQTVGRTRRFRLPFTAMQALAVLLGLVLVGFVGIALFNDNPLGGEPIARVTLRNPPPAAADDKHAPASQAAAEPVAKSAAKAPAAASDARTVTIIDGSSGKRQDVVIGAGDPADKADGDTPPLAMTGIDPRLLEKSRYGMIPVVADGLKPSTVYAAEADRAKAARMPVVAIVVAGLGVGAAKTTDAIMKLPPAVTLAFTPYGSDPGKLAERARTQRHEILLQIPMEPFDYPDNDPGPQTLLTTLSSEQNLDRFYWHLSRLQGYAGIANFMGGRFVAADPVMQPIVREAAKRGLSYFDDGSTPRSVAQTLSAGQSLPFAKADFAIDAVPTSAEIDRALVKLETIAKERGTAVGVASALPVSIERLGAWLKTLDSKGIMLVPLTTAMLKSKSG, from the coding sequence ATGGCAGAGGCGGCCGACGAACTGAGCACGCCGCTTGGGCAGCAGACCGTGGGCAGGACGCGCCGGTTTCGCCTGCCGTTCACGGCGATGCAGGCGCTCGCCGTGCTGCTCGGGCTCGTACTGGTCGGCTTTGTCGGCATCGCGCTGTTCAATGACAACCCGCTCGGCGGCGAACCGATCGCCCGTGTCACGCTCCGCAATCCCCCGCCCGCCGCCGCTGACGACAAGCACGCTCCGGCCAGCCAGGCGGCGGCCGAACCGGTGGCCAAATCCGCCGCCAAGGCGCCGGCGGCAGCCAGCGACGCGAGAACCGTCACCATCATCGACGGCTCCAGCGGCAAGCGCCAGGACGTGGTGATCGGCGCCGGCGATCCGGCCGACAAGGCCGATGGCGATACGCCGCCACTCGCGATGACCGGCATCGATCCGCGCCTGCTGGAAAAGTCACGCTATGGCATGATCCCTGTTGTCGCCGACGGCCTGAAGCCGTCCACCGTCTACGCAGCCGAGGCCGACCGCGCCAAGGCCGCCCGGATGCCCGTGGTCGCCATCGTGGTCGCCGGCCTCGGCGTCGGCGCCGCCAAGACCACCGACGCCATCATGAAGCTGCCGCCGGCGGTGACGCTGGCCTTCACGCCCTATGGCTCCGATCCGGGCAAGCTTGCGGAACGCGCCCGGACCCAACGCCACGAGATCCTGCTGCAGATCCCGATGGAGCCGTTCGACTATCCCGACAACGATCCGGGGCCGCAAACCCTGCTGACCACGCTGAGCAGCGAGCAGAACCTCGACCGCTTCTATTGGCACCTGAGCCGCCTGCAAGGCTATGCCGGGATCGCCAATTTCATGGGAGGCCGGTTCGTCGCGGCCGATCCCGTGATGCAGCCCATCGTCCGCGAAGCAGCCAAGCGCGGCCTGAGCTATTTCGATGACGGTTCCACGCCGCGCAGCGTCGCGCAGACCCTCTCCGCGGGCCAGTCATTGCCGTTCGCCAAGGCCGATTTCGCCATCGACGCGGTGCCGACGTCGGCGGAGATCGACCGCGCGCTGGTCAAGCTGGAAACCATCGCCAAGGAACGCGGCACGGCGGTGGGCGTCGCCTCGGCGTTGCCGGTCTCGATCGAGCGGCTCGGCGCCTGGCTCAAGACACTGGATTCCAAGGGCATTATGCTTGTGCCATTGACAACGGCGATGCTGAAATCAAAATCGGGCTGA